A genomic window from Salvia splendens isolate huo1 chromosome 11, SspV2, whole genome shotgun sequence includes:
- the LOC121754496 gene encoding TALPID3 protein-like, with amino-acid sequence MPSDTDIPTVYATLKARLGISLPRDRAITSTPQNPPQNPPQNPPQNPPSASQTQAPLRTPEPTAVAPLVQYSGDESEEEGGAQPAAVPTEEALSVLPPHAEGMTAPNASTPPSGGSSKSPTLLGPTQPIEAEEEQLRRRTRRMEINTLIKEVEAGVASMERAEEEQVERPRAVRRLLDEPEEPENQGAVGAINQEAGEAEAVEDNRQKAERKRKGNETLLSPPKRMRPATRGIEISDANQPAPPQEGEEGSDTEGREL; translated from the exons atgCCCTCCGATACGGATATTCCGACCGTTTACGCCACCCTTAAAGCCCGACTGGGGATTTCCCTGCCAAGGGACCGAGCCATAACTTCCACACCCCAAAATCCTCCTCAAAACCCTCCTCAAAACCCTCCTCAAAACCCTCCATCTGCCTCCCAAACACAAGCCCCCCTTCGCACCCCTGAACCTACTGCCGTCGCCCCCCTTGTACAGTATAGCGGGGACGAGtctgaagaagagggaggggcgCAGCCCGCCGCCGTCCCGACCGAAGAAGCACTGTCCGTGCTGCCGCCACATGCAGAAGGCATGACTGCTCCCAACGCTTCGACGCCACCAAGTGGCGGAAGCTCCAAATCCCCTACTCTCCTAGGACCGACACAACCGATCGAG GCAGAGGAGGAGCAGCTGCGCCGCCGGACGCGCAGAATGGAGATCAACACGCTGATAAAGGAGGTGGAGGCCGGGGTGGCCAGCATGGAAAGGGCGGAGGAGGAGCAGGTGGAGAGGCCCCGTGCAGTGCGGAGGCTGTTGGATGAGCCGGAGGAGCCAGAAAATCAAGGAGCCGTTGGGGCGATAAACCAAGAGGCCGGAGAGGCCGAGGCAGTTGAGGACAACCGTCAGAAGGCTGAAAGGAAGAGAAAAGGGAATGAGACTCTTCTTTCTCCTCCAAAGAGGATGCGCCCCGCAACCCGGGGCATTGAGATTTCTGATGCAAACCAACCTGCCCCTCCACAAGAAGGAGAAGAGGGTAGTGATACAGAGGGGAGAGAGCTCTGA